A region from the Brassica napus cultivar Da-Ae chromosome C8, Da-Ae, whole genome shotgun sequence genome encodes:
- the LOC106345275 gene encoding universal stress protein A-like protein, with protein MEETKERKIVVAVDESEESMEALSWSLDNLFPYGSNNTLILLYVKPPLSVYSSIDAAGFIVTGDPVAALKKYEHELVESVMARSRTVYQDFESDINIERRVGRGDAKEVIRNVVQKLKADMLVIGTHDYGFFKRALLGSVSEYCAKRVKCPVIIVKKKNPQNN; from the exons ATGGAGGAAACCAAGGAGAGGAAGATTGTAGTAGCAGTAGACGAAAGTGAAGAGAGCATGGAAGCTCTTTCATGGAGTCTTGACAATCTTTTTCCATATGGTTCCAACAATACCCTCATCCTCCTTTACGTCAAGCCCCCTCTTTCTGTTTACTCTTCCATCGATGCCGCAG GGTTTATAGTGACCGGAGATCCGGTTGCAGCGTTGAAGAAATATGAACACGAGCTCGTGGAATCGGTCATGGCTCGATCTCGAACCGTCTACCAAGATTTTGAGTCCGAT ATTAATATAGAGAGAAGAGTTGGAAGAGGAGATGCCAAGGAGGTTATACGTAACGTAGTTCAGAAACTTAAGGCTGATATGTTAGTTATTGGAACACATGACTATGGCTTCTTCAAAAG GGCTTTGCTAGGCAGTGTGAGCGAGTATTGTGCCAAACGAGTAAAATGCCCTGTGATTatcgtgaagaagaagaatcctcAAAATAATTGA
- the LOC106451989 gene encoding uncharacterized protein LOC106451989 gives MKQARFLDWYLKIAIGSAIIGGGMEFFMIKTGFYDKVTVLEAEKRAYENSPEAQAVREALNPWRNKDAEATKTP, from the exons ATGAAGCAGGCGAGATTTCTGGATTGGTATCTGAAGATCGCGATTGGATCGGCTATCATCGGCGGAGGAATGGAGTTCTTCATGATCAAGACTGGTTTCT ACGACAAGGTTACTGTACTTGAAGCTGAGAAACGTGCCTATGAAAATTCCCCTGAAGCACAAGCCGTGAGAGAAGCCCTTAATCCCTGGAGAAACAAGGACGCTGAAGCTACCAAAACTCCATAG
- the LOC106451988 gene encoding pentatricopeptide repeat-containing protein At3g62470, mitochondrial-like — translation MAPPPLLHLYLRRSSTKTPLSYLLVGRSSSSSSNESISSQSRPIAGTEIRGGGRGGEEVQFYRARSLTLSNLVHSSTHHHPTHSSIGFRGLSSSGECDDEIESECDDNDEDDDLASDKIDVNCVVDSNTNPEEVERVCKVIDELFALDRNMEAVLDEMNVSLSHNLIVEVLERFKHARKPAFRFFCWAGERPGFAHDSRTYNSMMTILAKTRQFETMVSLLEEMGVKELLTMETFTIAMKAFAAAKERKKAVGIFELMKKYKFKIGVETINCLLDSLGRAKLGKEAQVLFDRLKERFTPNLMTYTVLLNGWCRVKNLMEAARIWNGMIDQGLKPDVVAHNVMLEGLLRSRKKSDAIKLFHVMKAKGPCPNVRSYTIIIRDFCKQSSMESAVEYFDDMVDSGLQPDAAVYTCLITGFGTQRKLDTVYELLKEMQEKGHPPDGKTYNALIKLMASRKMPEHAARIYNKMIQNGIEPSIHTFNMMMKSYFMARNYEMGRAVWEEMMKRGICPDDNSYTVLIRGLIGEGKSREACRYLEEMLDKGMKTPLIDYNKFAADFHRGGQPDIFEELAQRAKFSGKFAASEIFARWAQMTRRRFKQRFTED, via the coding sequence ATGGCTCCTCCTCCATTGCTACACCTCTATTTGAGAAGAAGCTCCACTAAAACTCCTCTCAGCTATCTCCTCGTCGGTCGATCTTCTTCATCGAGCTCCAACGAATCCATTTCCAGTCAAAGCCGACCAATCGCCGGGACGGAGATACGcggcggtggaagaggaggagaggAAGTACAATTCTACCGTGCTAGATCTTTGACCTTATCTAATCTGGTCCATTCTAGTACTCATCATCATCCCACACACTCCTCTATAGGTTTCAGAGGTTTATCTAGTAGTGGAGAATGCGATGACGAAATCGAATCTGAATGCGATGacaatgatgaagatgatgatcttGCTAGTGATAAAATTGATGTAAACTGTGTTGTTGATTCAAATACTAACCCAGAGGAAGTAGAGAGAGTCTGCAAAGTGATCGATGAGCTCTTTGCCTTAGATAGAAACATGGAAGCTGTTCTCGACGAAATGAATGTATCTCTCTCTCACAATCTGATCGTTGAGGTTTTAGAACGGTTTAAACACGCTAGGAAGCCTGCGTTTAGATTCTTCTGCTGGGCCGGAGAGAGGCCAGGCTTTGCTCACGACTCGAGAACATACAACTCAATGATGACTATCTTAGCCAAGACTCGACAGTTCGAGACGATGGTTTCTTTGCTCGAGGAGATGGGCGTGAAAGAGTTGCTGACGATGGAGACCTTCACTATCGCGATGAAGGCCTTCGCTGCAGCCAAAGAGAGGAAGAAAGCTGTTGGTATCTTTGAGCTGATGAAGAAGTACAAGTTCAAAATCGGCGTCGAGACAATTAACTGCTTGCTGGATAGTCTTGGGAGGGCGAAGCTTGGGAAAGAGGCTCAGGTTTTGTTTGATAGGTTGAAGGAGAGGTTTACTCCGAATCTGATGACGTACACTGTTCTGCTTAATGGTTGGTGTAGAGTTAAGAATTTGATGGAGGCGGCTAGGATCTGGAACGGGATGATTGATCAGGGGTTGAAACCTGACGTTGTGGCTCATAATGTTATGCTTGAAGGTTTGCTGAGgagtagaaaaaaatctgatgCGATTAAACTGTTCCATGTCATGAAAGCTAAGGGGCCTTGTCCTAATGTCCGTAGCTATACTATCATAATTCGCGACTTCTGTAAACAGTCTAGCATGGAATCTGCTGTTGAGTATTTTGATGATATGGTTGATTCCGGTTTGCAGCCCGATGCTGCGGTTTACACGTGTCTGATCACGGGGTTTGGGACTCAGAGAAAGCTGGATACGGTTTACGAACTGCTCAAGGAGATGCAAGAGAAGGGGCATCCTCCGGATGGTAAAACGTACAACGCTCTGATTAAACTGATGGCGAGTAGGAAGATGCCTGAACACGCGGCAAGGATCTACAACAAGATGATACAGAACGGGATCGAGCCGTCCATTCACACGTTCAACATGATGATGAAATCTTACTTCATGGCGAGAAACTACGAGATGGGGAGAGCGGTTTgggaggagatgatgaagagaggGATTTGTCCTGACGACAACTCATACACGGTTTTGATCAGAGGGCTTATAGGTGAAGGGAAGTCGAGAGAGGCGTGTAGGTACTTGGAGGAGATGCTCGACAAAGGAATGAAGACTCCTTTGATTGATTATAACAAGTTTGCTGCTGATTTTCATAGAGGAGGGCAGCCGGATATATTTGAGGAATTGGCACAGAGAGCTAAGTTCTCTGGTAAGTTTGCTGCTTCGGAGATCTTTGCAAGGTGGGCTCAGATGACTAGAAGGAGATTCAAACAGAGATTCACGGAAGATTGA
- the LOC106453966 gene encoding ATP-dependent RNA helicase DED1-like has product MKNSEARPVGTTPLPEANEVEKKELNKCNYVQNNKRSHGNSRGGYKGRGSENYSNSRDNYSTGRKGNHNNRGRGSNYGCGRGSYGRDRGESLKNKNPEAHMVHDSGYEADNDSNIAKDDQMDFETSDCLKD; this is encoded by the exons ATGAAGAACAGTGAAGCTAGACCTGTTGGAACAACACCATTACCGGAAGCTAATGAGGTTGAAAAGAAAGAACTCAACAAGTGCAATTACGTCCAAAACAATAAGAGATCACACGGTAATAGCCGTGGTGGTTACAAGGGGCGTGGCAGTGAGAATTACTCGAACAGCCGAGACAACTACTCGAccggccggaaaggaaaccacaataaccgtggtcgtggttccaattatgGCTGTGGCCGAGGTAGTTATGGCCGTGATCGAGGCG AAAGTCTAAAGAACAAGAACCCAGAGGCTCACATGGTTCACGATTCCGGATATGAGGCCGATAATGATTCCAACATTGCTAAAGATGACCAGATGGACTTTGAGACCTCTGATTGTCTCAAGGACTAA
- the LOC106368522 gene encoding uncharacterized protein LOC106368522: protein MAALPLRKDNKMHWWFTHKKLVDNYIKDAKSLMASEDQNDAASAIHILDAALSISPRSEIALELKARALLFLRRYKDVANMLQDYIPSLKLAAKDEEGSVSSDGSYSSSSSSSSSSQLSRKLLSPNRDSSSIPFTCLSLSDLKEKVMAGICRNGDKEKQQWRYAVLGQACCHLGLMEDALVLLQTGKRLATDEFRRQSICWSDDSFCVLLSDSESSSSAYSSPRKLPECETVSRLLAHTKVLLRRRAAAFAAFDAGHYSESIRHFSKILDGRRRPAPQGFLADCYMHRAAAYRSAGKIAEAIADCNKTLALEPSCIHALETRAALLETVRCLPDSLHDLEHLKILYNTILRDRKLPGPPWKRHNVKYREIPGKLCVLTTKSKFLKAKIANGEIGNVDWYGLIGVRRGCSRSELDRANVVLTLRHKPDKALLFIDRCDFADQKEVIAVKDRASMASLLLYRLIQRGYSVLTATIAEEEQRKMTMVLTQKSTKVVEEHEPVEKPGSVKINGFSDVKPGNSSAYQGVFCRDLAAVGSLLSRTGFNQPIPMKYEALSC, encoded by the exons ATGGCTGCTCTTCCTCTCCGCAAGGACAACAAGATGCATTGGTGGTTCACTCACAAGAAG CTTGTTGATAACTACATTAAAGACGCAAAGTCTCTGATGGCGAGTGAGGACCAAAACGACGCTGCTTCAGCTATTCATATACTTGACGCCGCTTTATCGATATCGCCGCGTTCCGAAATCGCGTTAGAGCTTAAAGCCAGAGCTTTGCTTTTTCTCCGTCGCTACAAGGACGTAGCTAACATGCTTCAAGATTACATTCCTAGCCTCAAACTCGCCGCTAAAGACGAAGAAGGGTCCGTTTCATCCGACGGTTCTtactcttcctcctcctcttcttcatcctcctctCAACTCTCGAGGAAACTTCTCTCTCCTAACCGTGACTCCTCCTCCATTCCATTCACGTGCCTCTCGCTTTCTGACTTGAAGGAGAAAGTAATGGCGGGGATCTGTAGAAATGGCGATAAGGAAAAACAACAGTGGAG atATGCTGTATTGGGACAAGCTTGTTGCCACCTAGGATTAATGGAGGACGCATTGGTTCTTCTTCAGACCGGGAAACGCCTCGCAACCGACGAGTTCCGTCGTCAGAGTATATGCTGGTCCGACGATAGCTTCTGTGTCCTCCTCTCCGACTCCGAGTCATCATCCTCTGCTTATTCTTCTCCAAGAAAACTCCCTGAATGCGAAACCGTCTCTCGCCTTCTCGCACACACAAAGGTCCTCCTCCGCCGTCGCGCCGCCGCATTCGCCGCATTTGACGCCGGACACTATTCGGAATCCATCCGCCACTTCTCCAAAATCCTCGACGGACGCCGTCGTCCGGCGCCGCAAGGCTTCCTCGCTGATTGCTACATGCACCGCGCCGCCGCGTACAGATCCGCCGGGAAAATCGCGGAGGCGATCGCCGATTGCAACAAAACGCTGGCTCTCGAGCCGTCGTGCATCCACGCGCTGGAGACGAGGGCTGCGCTTTTGGAAACGGTTCGGTGTTTGCCTGACTCGCTTCACGACTTAGAGCACTTGAAGATTCTTTACAACACGATCTTACGTGATCGGAAGCTTCCCGGACCGCCGTGGAAACGACACAACGTGAAGTACAGAGAGATCCCCGGGAAGTTATGCGTTTTGACGACGAAGTCGAAGTTTTTGAAAGCGAAGATCGCCAACGGAGAAATCGGGAACGTTGATTGGTATGGTTTGATCGGAGTTAGACGCGGATGCTCAAGATCGGAGCTTGATCGAGCCAATGTCGTGTTGACTCTCAGACATAAGCCTGATAAGGCCTTGTTGTTCATCGATCGTTGTGATTTCGCCGATCAGAAGGAGGTTATCGCTGTTAAAGATCGGGCGAGTATGGCTTCGTTGTTGCTTTACCGTTTGATTCAAAGAGGTTACTCCGTTTTGACGGCAACGATAGCAGAGGAGGAACAGAGGAAGATGACGATGGTGTTGACTCAAAAGTCAACGAAAGTGGTTGAAGAACATGAACCGGTTGAGAAGCCTGGTTCGGTTAAGATAAACGGTTTCTCAGATGTTAAACCGGGAAATTCAAGCGCGTATCAAGGAGTTTTCTGTCGAGATCTTGCTGCGGTTGGGAGTTTACTA
- the LOC106451991 gene encoding bZIP transcription factor 53-like, whose amino-acid sequence MGSLQRQTSPDSDNDPRYAAVTDERKRKRMISNRESARRSRMRKQKQLGDLINEVTVLKNDNAKITEQVDVATRKYVEMESRNDVLRAQASELTERLRSLNSVLEMVEEISGQALDIPEINPWQVSCPMQPISASADMFDC is encoded by the coding sequence atggGGTCGTTGCAAAGGCAGACAAGTCCTGATTCCGACAACGATCCGAGGTACGCTGCCGTCACGGacgagaggaagaggaagagaatgaTCTCCAACAGAGAGTCAGCTCGGAGATCGAGGATGAGGAAGCAGAAGCAGCTCGGCGATCTCATCAACGAGGTGACTGTTCTCAAGAACGATAACGCCAAGATCACCGAGCAGGTCGATGTAGCCACGAGGAAGTACGTTGAGATGGAGTCGAGGAACGACGTCTTGAGAGCACAAGCCTCGGAGTTGACGGAGAGGTTGAGGTCGCTGAACTCTGTGCTTGAGATGGTTGAAGAGATTAGTGGCCAGGCTTTGGATATTCCTGAGATTAACCCTTGGCAGGTTTCTTGTCCGATGCAACCGATTAGCGCTTCTGCTGATATGTTTGATTGCTGA